In Psychrobacter immobilis, a single genomic region encodes these proteins:
- the lepB gene encoding signal peptidase I encodes MDFDFNLILVPLTIGLGIIWLLDKLTLKQRKTRGRGQESLLVRWAYDFFPVLAVVLIVRSFLIEPFNIPSSSMVPTLYTGDFIAVNKYAYGVRLPLTYNKVLDTGAPEHGDVAVFRYPENPSIYYIKRVIGLPGDTVSYDQGTLSINDVPVDTKPVDFAANPELTSQLYLPGQIGPGQVLTEDSAAAMGEQEEGEAQYFQETQGENKHLVRYLNGMNSSQYAPFLQQQSPEVVSSAGTKWRISVPEGQYFVMGDNRDRSADGRFWGFVPDENLAGKAVYIWMHKPPGLNLPTFERNGTID; translated from the coding sequence CCGTTAACCATTGGTTTGGGTATTATTTGGCTATTAGATAAGCTGACCCTGAAACAGCGTAAAACTCGCGGGCGTGGTCAAGAAAGTCTCTTGGTACGCTGGGCTTATGATTTTTTCCCCGTATTGGCAGTGGTGTTAATAGTACGCTCGTTTTTGATTGAGCCTTTTAATATTCCCTCATCTTCTATGGTGCCGACATTATATACGGGCGATTTTATTGCGGTTAATAAGTATGCCTACGGGGTGCGCCTACCGCTGACGTATAACAAAGTTCTGGATACTGGCGCGCCTGAGCATGGTGATGTGGCGGTATTCCGCTATCCTGAAAACCCAAGTATTTATTATATCAAGCGTGTCATTGGTTTGCCTGGTGATACTGTTAGTTATGATCAAGGGACACTTTCTATCAATGATGTCCCAGTTGACACTAAGCCTGTCGATTTTGCGGCGAACCCTGAGTTGACCTCACAGCTTTATTTACCAGGACAAATTGGTCCAGGGCAAGTACTGACCGAAGACAGTGCGGCAGCGATGGGTGAGCAAGAAGAGGGTGAGGCGCAATACTTTCAGGAAACACAAGGCGAAAACAAGCATCTTGTTCGTTACTTGAATGGTATGAATAGTTCCCAATATGCACCATTTTTACAGCAGCAATCGCCAGAGGTGGTTAGCTCAGCAGGCACCAAATGGCGTATTAGCGTTCCAGAAGGTCAGTATTTTGTGATGGGCGATAACCGCGATCGTAGTGCTGATGGTCGGTTTTGGGGATTTGTTCCTGATGAGAATTTAGCGGGTAAAGCGGTTTATATCTGGATGCATAAGCCACCAGGACTTAATTTACCAACCTTTGAACGCAATGGTACTATTGATTAA